CACAAAATTTATTACGCTTCAGGTTGAAGGGGGGGCGACGCTCGCGGAATGTCGGCAGATTGCCTATGCGATTGGCCATTCGCCGCTCGTCAAAACGGCTTTTTTTGCCTCTGATCCAAACCTTGGGCGCATTTTATGCGCTATCGGTTATGCGGAGATTGCTAACCTTGAAGTCAACCAAATTGATTTATATCTGGATGATGTTTGGGTGGTGAAAGAAGGCGGCCGTCATCCTAGCTATCTTGAGGAAGAGGGGCAGCGCGTAATGCAAAAACCTGAGATCACGGTACGCGTTGTATTGAAGCGTGGTCACGCCAAAGCGGTAATTTGGACGAGTGATTTGTCGCATGAATATGTGAGTATTAATGCAGATTACCGCTCTTAAACTCTGATGAATACTGCTAGATGAACGGGTTAGTTAGATGGATAAACTAGAGCGTTTCCTAAGCCGTGCTGAGGGCTTGCTCGACCGACTAGAAACATTGCTGCCACAGCCGGCTGCTGCTATCGATTGGGATCTGTCGGTGGCGTTTCGCTGGCGGGTACGCCAAGGTCAGGGATATTTGCAACCTGTGCCGCAAATATCGGCGATCACCCTTGATGATTTACAAAACGTTGACCGACAAAAGCAATTAATCGAAGCCAATACGCGTCAGTTTGTGCAAAAACTGCCCGCTAACAATGTATTGTTAACAGGGGCGCGGGGCACGGGTAAATCCTCCTTAATCAAAGCATGTTTAAATCATTTTGCCGCAGACGGTTTACGGCTGATTGAGGTCGACAAAGATGACTTGCACGAATTAGGCGATATTATTGAATTGGTTGCGCAACGTCCTGAACGTTTTATTGTGTTTTGCGACGATTTATCTTTTGAAGAGGGTGAGCCTGGCTATAAAGCTCTGAAAGTCGCCCTCGATGGCTCAATTGCCGCGCCGTCAGACAATCTACTCATTTATGCGACCTCAAATCGCCGCCATTTATTGCCGGAATACATGAGCGACAATGAAAGCTACCGTCCTACCAGCGAGGGTGAAATTCATCCGGGCGAGGTCGTTGAAGAAAAAATTTCGCTCTCCGAACGCTTTGGCTTATGGGTCAGCTTCTATCCGTTTAAACAAGATGACTATCTTGCGATTATCCGGCACTGGCTCAAACATTTTGGGTGTAGTGATGCGGATTGCGCGCAGGCGCGTAGTGAGGCTTTGACTTGGGCGCTTGAGCGTGGTTCGCGCTCCGGGCGCGTGGCATGGCAATTTGCGCGCGATTGGTCGGGCCGGCAGAGTAATAAACAGGTGGGTTAGTACATAGTTTATGGTGACTCAATCACAGGCCAAGCATGTGCCGCAGGAGCGGCTGGTTACCCAAGTAGCGGTGGGGGTGTTGGTGCGCGCTGATGGCTCTTTTTTGCTTGCGCAGCGCCCTGCTGGCAAACCTTATGCAGGCTACTGGGAATTTCCTGGTGGTAAGTTAGAAGGGAATGAATCGGTAGAGGCCGCATTAGCGCGAGAGCTGCATGAAGAACTTGGCGTGACAATTGAAACCTGCCAGCGTTGGCGGGTGCTGGAGCATGATTATCCTCATGCTTACGTACGTTTATTCTTTTGCAAGGTAACCGCGTGGCGCGGTGAGCCGACTGGACGCGAAGGGCAAGCGCTGGCTTGGCAGAAAATACCGGTCGAGGTCGCCCCTGTGCTCCCAGCAACGGTGCCAGTGCTAGATTGGTTGCAGGCGGATGCGGGATCTTCTACGGTGTTGCTTGATTAAAACAAAAAAGCACTCGACTTTAATCCGAGTCATCCCCGGGATGGGCCTCGGAGGGCGTTTCTTGGGCGCCGCTAATCACATAATTGTCAGCTGCCCAGGTGCCTAGATCAATTTTTTTGCAGCGTTCTGAGCAAAAGGGGCGATATTGGTTTTCTGGCTTCCATTCGACGGTGCTGTCACAGATGGGGCAATTGACGACAATATTCATATAATCAAGTGAGAATCAGGAGCCAACAAAGATAGATTATAAATTACATAATGTGAGTTGGAAGGGAATATCCGCATCCACTGGCCTTGGACGCATATCGCCGTCTTGCGTGGTGAAACGCACCCATAGCATGTATTTATTGGCGCTGGCCTCAGGAATTACATTCAGCTCGGCGGGGACGCGTATTTGCATTAACTGGCAGGTGCGGCCAGATAGCATTTGCTGATAGCGGCCTTGGATGGCGATGACTTTAGTGATCTGACTAGATTCGCGGGCGAATTTTAATACAATAGCCATCGCATCGCGTAGTGGCAGCAATGGGATTGCCCACTGCGCAATATCATGCCGACGTTGCTCGAGCGAACCCTGTTGCCAGGCATAGTAAGATGGCAAATCAAAACGGCAAGTGCCGCCGGGGATGGCTGAGCGGCTGCGGATACTGCTGAGCCATTCATTATCAGCCAGATGCTGCCCGGCTTTGCCGTGCATTTGATTGAGATGCGTTAGAGTTTGTGTGATTTCTACTAATATTGACTCTAGCATGGTTTGATCAATCCCGGGGTTATCCCGGTACGAAATGAGCGTTTGACGCTGTCGCTCGAGTTCTTTGCTAAGATCAGATTTGAGATCTGCACGGCCGGCTACGTCGGCGATTTCAAATAGCGTCATCAACGCGACATGGTGCTCCTCGGCGTTTTCGCGAGACAAAAAGAACGTAAAACGATTAAAAAGATCTTCAAACCGCAGCAGCGTTCGGATACGTTCGTTAAACGGGTACTCGTAAAGGAGGGTCAAACTTAATGCCTATTAAAAGAAGCAAAATGGCGAATAAACACAGTCTATTCTAATCCGCATATTTACGCGCTGCAATCTTGGCCAGAATTAACCGTATGCATCCGTGCGAAATTGCCCGTAACTCAATCAATGGTTCACTTTGCGGAAATAATCGCTTTAGCCAGCGTGCGCTGTATCTATGCTAACTTGAGATAATATTGATGCAATGCATCAACCTTATTATATAGACAAATTAGCGGCGTATCCTCTTGATTAGAAATAACCTCATCCGCATAAGCTAGGCGTGTTGCGCGGGTTGCTTGATGGACGATAATTGTTTGCGCTTGCTCGTATGTCAAGCCGTTGCGCTGCATCACACGTTTGATTTGCGTAGCAGGTGAACAATCAACCACCAGGGTCCGGTCGACGCGGTCTTTCCAACTGCCAGATTCAATTAATAAAGGTACAACAAAGATTAAATATGGACCTGTTGCAACCCGCGCAGCAGCTTCGCATTCAAGCCGGATGAGCGGGTGCAGAATAGCTTCGAGGCGAAGTTTGGCTTGCTTGTCACTAAAAATTTCCGCGCGCATTTTCGCGCGTTGAAGCGAGCCGTCTGAGGCGATAAAGTCTGGGCCGAAATGTTCTGCAATAAGTGGTATAGCTATTCCGCCACTTGCAGTGAGTTTATGTGCGATCTGGTCCGTATCGATAACCGCAACACCGTGCTCGGCAAAGCGGTTTGCAACGGCCGTTTTGCCACACCCGATGCCGC
The Mycoavidus cysteinexigens genome window above contains:
- a CDS encoding ATP-binding protein, with product MDKLERFLSRAEGLLDRLETLLPQPAAAIDWDLSVAFRWRVRQGQGYLQPVPQISAITLDDLQNVDRQKQLIEANTRQFVQKLPANNVLLTGARGTGKSSLIKACLNHFAADGLRLIEVDKDDLHELGDIIELVAQRPERFIVFCDDLSFEEGEPGYKALKVALDGSIAAPSDNLLIYATSNRRHLLPEYMSDNESYRPTSEGEIHPGEVVEEKISLSERFGLWVSFYPFKQDDYLAIIRHWLKHFGCSDADCAQARSEALTWALERGSRSGRVAWQFARDWSGRQSNKQVG
- a CDS encoding NUDIX domain-containing protein — translated: MVTQSQAKHVPQERLVTQVAVGVLVRADGSFLLAQRPAGKPYAGYWEFPGGKLEGNESVEAALARELHEELGVTIETCQRWRVLEHDYPHAYVRLFFCKVTAWRGEPTGREGQALAWQKIPVEVAPVLPATVPVLDWLQADAGSSTVLLD
- a CDS encoding DNA gyrase inhibitor YacG yields the protein MNIVVNCPICDSTVEWKPENQYRPFCSERCKKIDLGTWAADNYVISGAQETPSEAHPGDDSD
- the zapD gene encoding cell division protein ZapD gives rise to the protein MTLLYEYPFNERIRTLLRFEDLFNRFTFFLSRENAEEHHVALMTLFEIADVAGRADLKSDLSKELERQRQTLISYRDNPGIDQTMLESILVEITQTLTHLNQMHGKAGQHLADNEWLSSIRSRSAIPGGTCRFDLPSYYAWQQGSLEQRRHDIAQWAIPLLPLRDAMAIVLKFARESSQITKVIAIQGRYQQMLSGRTCQLMQIRVPAELNVIPEASANKYMLWVRFTTQDGDMRPRPVDADIPFQLTLCNL
- the coaE gene encoding dephospho-CoA kinase (Dephospho-CoA kinase (CoaE) performs the final step in coenzyme A biosynthesis.) produces the protein MHQNKFNLFSVGLTGGIGCGKTAVANRFAEHGVAVIDTDQIAHKLTASGGIAIPLIAEHFGPDFIASDGSLQRAKMRAEIFSDKQAKLRLEAILHPLIRLECEAAARVATGPYLIFVVPLLIESGSWKDRVDRTLVVDCSPATQIKRVMQRNGLTYEQAQTIIVHQATRATRLAYADEVISNQEDTPLICLYNKVDALHQYYLKLA